The following DNA comes from Desulfobaculum xiamenense.
CAGGCCCTCGCCGACACCCTGCTGGACCGCTGCGGCGAGGTGCGCTGGGAGTACCTCGGCATGGAAGGTTACCAGTCCGGCGGATGGATTCTCGTCGATCTCAACGATGTGCTCGTGCACATCTTCCAGGAGGACAGCCGCACGTTCTACAACCTCGAAGGCCTGTGGGCCGAGGCCGAGCGCGTGGAGCTGGAGCTTCCCGAGCACGCGGACTAGCCGATAGACTGCGAATCCGCGTCCGAACCGTCGGCATCACCGAAAGGAGCAAGCCATGTCCGATTACACTCCCACACTTCTGCTCATCCTCGACGGCTGGGGCATTGCGCCCGCCGGAGAGGGCAACGCCGTCTGTCTGGCCGGTACGCCGACCCTCGACAGGCTGAAGAGCGAGTATCCATCGACGGCGCTCGACTGCTCGGGCAGGGCCGTGGGACTGCCGGACGGATTCATGGGCAACTCCGAGGTCGGACACATGAACATCGGCGCGGGGCGCGTCGTCTATCAGGACATGACCCGCATCGACATGTCCATCGAGGACGGAACGTTCGCCGAACGTCCCGCTCTGGTGGAGCTTCTCGCTT
Coding sequences within:
- the rsfS gene encoding ribosome silencing factor → MSETVKKTPGTVEKMKIVAEWLDEKKGRDIMAMNVSGLCSITEGLVVVSAGSVKHGQALADTLLDRCGEVRWEYLGMEGYQSGGWILVDLNDVLVHIFQEDSRTFYNLEGLWAEAERVELELPEHAD